Below is a genomic region from Caballeronia sp. SBC1.
GCTGTCGTGCGTGAGACGCCTCCGATGTCGAAGGTGCCAGTCGCAGATTTGTACACGCCTGGCGCAAGCGTACGCCCAGCGAGCTCATCTGCCCCCCCTCCAGCGCCACCGCAACTAGCACATTGCGCCAGGCTCGACACATCGATACCGCCGGGCAGCGCGCCAGGAGAGAGCGAATTGAACGCTGTGGTCGCGTCAAGACTTGCCTGCGTGACAGCGGCTCCCGCGACCGAACCCGGAGGTGCAGTCAGTGTGAAGACGAGCCCTGTCACCAGCCCATTCTTGGTTGGCGTTACCGTGTAGACGTTGCCGCCGGAGTCATGTAGTCCTGTGATCGACGATGAAGCGGCGTTCACTCCCAGATCGCCATTGATCACCGTATTGAGTCCGGCATTCGTGACCGTTGCATTACCTCCGAAAGAACCGAAAGGCGCCGCGCCTCCGAGTGCAGGCGCGGTGGTGCAGCTGGAAGAGTTCGTCGTGAATGTCATAGCCGAACTCGTTGCCAGGGCATTGCCTGCGAGGTCCTGCGCACCCGTCGTAATGGTGGCAATGTAGGTCGCATTGGCCGTCAGGGCGCTGGTTGGCGTGAAAGTCGCGACTTCGCTTGGAACGTCGTAGGTAACGATGCCTGCCAACGGCGTACCCGGCGCGATGGACGCGGCGACGGTGAGCGTGGCCGTATTAATGGTTGATGGGTTCATCGCCTCGCTAAAGGTAACGTTCACCGACTTGTTGGTGCAAATGCCGGTCGCGGCGTTGGCCGGGTTTGCCGACACGATCGATGGAGGAGTCGTGTCTATGGTGTTTCCCGTGGTGAACGACCATTGAAAGTTGCTAACCAACGCATTGCCGGAAAGATCTTTGGCCGCAGTCGTGATCGTGGCGTTGTACACGGTTCCCGCACTCAGGATCGCGGGTGTCGTCGGCGTGAAGATCGCGCTTTTCGCGCCCGCCGCATAGGAAACTGTACCCGCCACTGGAGTGCCACCGGACCCTGTCACCGTAAAGCTTGACGCTGTTATCGTCGACGGATCCATGTCTTCGCTGAAGGTGACCGCAATCCGCGAGTTCAGGGCGGTATTTGTCGCGCCCGCTGCGGGGACGCTGAGCGCTACTGTCGGAGGAGTGACATCCGGGGCAGCGGCCGTGGTGAAAGTCCACACAAAGTTATTGAGCAGCGCGTTACCCGATAAATCCGTCACGCCGGTCGTTATCGTTGCTGTGAGGGCGACACTTGCTGGCAGGGACGGATTGGTGGGAACGAAGACAGCAGCTTTCGAGCTGACGATGTAATTCACCGTGCCAGTGATTGGCGCGCCTCCCGGACCAGTCACGGTAAAGGTTGATGTCGAGATCGTTGTCGGGTTGATGTCTTTGCTGAAGGTGGCCGTGATCTTTGTCGTAGTTCCAACGCCCGTGGCGCCAGGTGCCGGCAGCGCGGTGCTGACGGCGGGCGCAGTCGTGTCCTGCGTCCCTGCTGGCCCGGAGGCAGGCTGACTGCCGGCGCCTGATGTCGTGGCCGGATCATTATGCGAAGACCCGCCGCATCCCGCCGCCAATGTAATAAGCAGCACGGCCATTAATCCTGTCAGCCGTTTCGCGAAAATCGGAAAATGGGTCATTTGCAACCCCGGTTCGGCGACGTCGCTGCGTCATATTTACTGGTCTGCATATTTTTCTCGCATAGGTGGCCGACGACATCGAATACTCGATGTCGTTTAATTATTTTTGCTTTCAATTAGCGCTGAGGATTTCGAGGGTCGGTGACCAAGACTCGAAATGATGCTAGAACAAGGGGACCGGCTGCGAAGCAGCGGTGAATGGATGGCTAAACTGGATATGGGAAAGTGCTAACGGCTCGGCCAAAATAAAATGGCAGGAAGATGACGAAAGCTTGCTTCCCACGAAAAGCCAGAGATTTGGTAAGGGATGGGAAGACACGTTATACACCTCTTTATAGTCAATATTCAGATTTATCTGACAGTTGTGGATTTGCGTCACTCTTGGAAACAACCGTTGTTTATCGAAGCCAGCCTTTAGGGGCGACGATGGCTTCATAGGCGATTGCGCTAGTCGGTGGAACTGCGGTTTGCAAACACCCGAGCGGCTTGTTTCCAGCAAACGCAACGCGCCCATCTAACTACTCGCCGATAACAGCTCGATGCGCTTGCGCTGCAGGAACCGGCGCACAGCCGGATCGCGTTCGAGTCCGATCGCGAGATCGTACGCGCCGAGTGCTTCGGTCCACGCGCCGGCACGCGCGAGCAGATCGGCACGCGCGGCCCAGTAGGGTTGGTAGTCGGCCAGCCGCGGATCGTCCGCATAGGGCTCGAGCGCGTCGAGCGCCGCTTGCGGGCCGTCCCGTTCCGCCTGCGCGAGCGCGCGGTTCACCGCGACCACCGGCGACGCTGCAATCGCGAGCAGTGCATCGTAGAGCTGCATAATCTCGTCCCAGTTTGGACGGTGCGTCCAGCAGCGGTGGATGTGCGCTGACTGCAGCGCGGCCTCGAGCTGAAAGCGTCCGATTGCATTGAAAGCGCTTGCGCGCCGCAGCAGTGCGTTGGCTGCGTCGATCATCGGTGCATCCCATGTCGCCGGATCCTGAGCCGACAGCGGCACGTAGTCGCCGGCCGCATCGCGTCGCGCATCGCGCCGCGCCTGCGCATACAGCATCAGGGCGAGCAGACCAACCGTCTCCGGCTCATCGGGCAGCAGCTCGACGAGCAGGTGTGCAAGAAACAGCGCCTCGCCCGCGAGATCGCGCCGCTCGGTATCGCCGCCGACCGGATCGGTCCATCCTTCCGCATACGCCGCATAGACCGCTTCCAGCACCGCGGCGAGCCGACCGGGTAACTCCTCGCGCTCGGGTACGCTGAATGGAATGCCCGCTTCGCGGATCTTGTTCTTCGCCCGCACGAGGCGCTTGCTCATCGCGGCGGGCGACATCAGGAACGCGGACGCAATCGTCTTTGCTTCGAGCCCCAGCACCACCTGCAGCATCAGCGGCGTGCGAATCGCAGCCTCCAGCGCAGGGTGCGTGCACGCGAACAGCAGCGCAAGCCGCCGGTCGGGCAACATGCCTGCTTCACGCTCGTCGATCTCGTCGGCGAGGATCGCGAGCTGGTTCGTCACTTCGTCACCGATACGGCGATGACGCGCGCCATCGAGCGCCCGGCGGCGCGCAACCGTCATCAGCCACGCTTCGGGATTCGCGGGGCAGCCGCGCTTCGGCCAGTCCGCGAGCGCGGCCGAAAACGCGTCGGCCAGCGCGTCCTCGGCTGCGGCGACGTCGCGCGTGCGCATCGCCAGCAGCGCGACGAGCTTGCCGTAACTCCGGCGAGCGACCGCCTCGGCAATCGCATGGGCGGCGCCGTCGGCGTCCCGGTCGTCGTCGCCGGACGGACTCATGCAACAGATGGCGCGTCGTAGGGGGCAGTCCAGACCGGGCGCACTTCCATGAGGCCGTGCGCCGCGCCGGGACAACGCGACGCCCACGCGATCGCCGCGTCCAGATTGGGCACGTCGATCAGGTAGTAGCCGGCGAGCTGCTCCTTCGAATCGGAATACGGTCCGTCAAGTACCTGCGGCTTGCCGTCGACGAGCCGCACCGTGGTGGCCGTGCTCGTGTTCTGCAGCCGGTTGGCGCCCACCAGCACCTCCGCTTTTTTCAGCGACTCGGTGTACGCCTGATAGGCGGCAACCCCCTGCTGCCGCTCGCTGTCGGTCATCTGGTTCCAGCCGTTTTCTTCCGAATAGATCATCAATAGGTATTGCATATGAGCCTCCGTCATGGGATTAAGGCGGCTGAATCACATCGGGCCGCCACTACAATGACGCTCAGGTCCCATGCTGACGGACAGGCAGCGTCGAAAAAAAATCGCGAACGGCGCATCCGCCTTAGTTGTTCGCCTCCGTCGGGGACGCTGCGCATGGCCACTTCGGGCGAGCCCGCCATCCCCTCTGCGCGGTTATCCATTTCACCGCTCTATTGCAGACTGCACCAAAGCCCGGTTGCCGCAGGTATCGCGACTGTCTCGGCGAGGATATCTGACTTTCAAGAGTCAAAGTCGTGACACCCACAAGGGTTTGAGAAGACGTACTCGACTTCTCCAGCGATCGCTTTGCCGATGACTTGCCGACAGCCGAAACGATGAAGGCGGTTCATCGGTCTTATGGAAGGCCTCGCATAAGGCGGGGAGCGTGCCCGCGGATAATCTCTTATTTTTTGACCGCTAGTTCGACGAACCGGTCACATTTTTGTCACGCGTTGCGCCTACGTTGAGTTTAGGTTTCCCGACAATTTGCCCACAGCGGAGCTCGTATGAAATACATCCATTTATTAGCGGTTGGGGTGGCCGGAACGCTCATGTCTTTCGCCGTTCAATCAGCCGATATCACCGGAGCGGGAAGTACGTTCGCGGCGCCGATCTACACCAAATGGGCGGCGGCCTACCAAAAGTCGGGCGGCGCAAAGGTGAACTATCAAGGTATCGGCTCGTCGGGTGGCATTAAGCAAATTATTGCTAATACAGTCGACTTCGCGGGCTCGGACGCACCGATGAAAGACGACGAACTGGCTAAGGCTGGGTTGTTCCAGTTTCCAACCGTTGTCGGCGGCGTCATTCCGGTCGTCAACCTCCCCGGTATCAAGCCCGGAGATTTGACGCTCTCCGGCGAAGTGCTTGGCAACATCTACCTTGGCAAGGTCAAGACGTGGAACGACCCGGCAATCGTTGGATTGAATCCTAGCCTGAAACTACCGAACACGGACATCGCGGTGGTACGTCGTGCTGATGGATCCGGCACGAGCTTCATCTGGACGCACTATTTGTCCCAGGTTAATCCGGAGTGGAAGAGTAAGGTCGGAGAAGGCGCGACCGTGAGCTGGCCTCTCGGTATTGGTGGAAAGGGTAACGATGGCGTCGCAGCTTTTGTTCAGCGCGTGCCGGGCGCGATAGGTTATGTCGAGTGGGCGTATGCGAAGCAAAACAACATGACGTACACGGCGATGAAGAACGCAGCGGGTGCCGTCGTCAAACCTTCAACCGAAACTTTTAAAGCTGCAGCGGCCGGCGCTGAATGGTCAAAATCGTTTTATCAAATTCTCACGAACGAACCTGGAAAAGATGCGTGGCCAATAGTCGGGGCTACCTTCGTGCTGCTCCATACCGTCCAGGCGAAACCTGCCCAGGGTACCGAGACCCTTAAGTTCTTCGATTGGGCGTTCAAAAATGGCGACCAGTCTGCCCAGCAGCTTGACTACATCTCCCTGCCGGAATCGGTTGAAAGCGAAATCCGCGCGCAATGGCGTGTGAAAGTAAAAGACGCCGCAGGAAAGCCAGTCGTTCAGTAGGAAAATCTTGATTCGGTGTGAGCCTGGTTTTTCTCGACGCGCGCAGACTTCTCGACAACGACCAACGGCTGAATGACCGCGTTTCTTGAGCTCGTTTCGTGAGCGCATTTTCACGTAAGCACGCACCGCAGAAAAGAGGCATTGTTTCGTTGCTGCGTAACTCATTCTTTTTTCACGCGCCCGCGCTCTACCGGAGGACGAGACCCCGAGCGCCGGTTCGTTGCAGGACAAAGTCGTCAAGCACCAACGCGAGGTCGCGCTCGTTGGGCCGCGTTCCCCACGTGCTGTATCCAGCGACCGACGCTATTGCAAACCACGAGTGAGGCGGAAACCACTCCGCGATAACGACGCCTGCGTCGAGTATTCGCAGGCGCCCCGTGTCCCGATGAAATTCGGCCGACATCGACATTCCGTCAATGTGCTTGCTTGCGCGGATTGGCTTGTTCAGCATCATGCCCTCCCTGTGAAAGCTTGTTTTTCCGATGTCGGCCGTTCTGCCATGTGTGGAAGTTTTCGACGCGCGCAACGCTTCAGTCACGGTTGAGAAGCGTCGCGTCAAAGACGCACCGTTGAGCGCGTCCGTCGAAGGTCTTCCCCTATTGCCCGAAAAATATGTTGCAGTTGGGGCCAGTGCTGCATTGGGCTTGGCGAGTTCCGCTGGCTGACATGCTTCGTCCCGAAGGCACACCGCCATACGTAGCATCGTCGCTCGTCGTCGTAGTCGCCGTTGGCGCCGGCATCAGCGCGGGGGCCTCCGCTTTCTGCTGCGGCATTTGCTGACTGCTTTCGGGAGTGTCTTGTGCGTAAGCCGTTCCTATTGCAGCAAACAGGCTTGCGATGCCGGCTGCGAATAGCAATTTTGAGTTCATCTCAAACTCCTTGATGGGTGCGCAAGACACCGAGTGACAATGTCTACGGTTACTTGCAAGGTTGGAAATATCGCGCTTCCAATGACTGGCCGTGACGGTATCGAGACTCGCAGCTCGAGAACGAAATCCTGGCGCCAAGGTAGAGCGAATGAATGTCGGTTCGTAGCGCGCAGATTGGCGATAGGTACCGAGCTTTTTGAAGGCGTTCAACTAACCGCATGGCGGAAACCCTGCGGCAGCAAAGCGATGCGGGCGTGCCGCACCAAATTTTGCTGTGGGGACTGGTAGGTCCGAATGCGCGATGAGAAGCGCGCATGACCTACAGTAAAGCGAACACTAGTCAGGAGGCAATCCCTCGTAAGGAGGGCATCCGTTGAGGGGCGACAGCGACAAGCAACAGCGCGGCACGGAATCAGCGATTGCGACGTTGACCACACAAAACTGACCCAGAACGCTCCCGCGATTGTCGAATTACTGATAGATGGCCGCTGCCACCTTTCTGCCACTCTTCGTCATTGCTGAAATTCAGTCTGATGACAAATGCCGCGCGGGGTCTTCGATATTTTTAACGCCAAGCATGCATTCGTGGCACTGTAATCTAACGCTGTTAGGATTCCGACTCCCTTCCACGTCATATAGTCACATGAAAAAGACCCTTCTCGCCGTAATCACCGCCGCTCTGACGCTTGGCGCCTTTTCATCCGCTTACGCAAACGATCACCACCGCGTATGCCACAAAGTGAAGGTGCATGGTCACTGGCAAACCCGCTGTCATTAACCGATGCATGGGCGGCGCTACTAGAGGCCGCCTCAAGAGGGCACTCTCACCCTCGCGTCGAACGGCGATGCTTCCTTCAGCCACTCGATAGATTGGCGAATCGCTGTGACGCTGGCCGTCTTGATGGTCGCAGGAGGACTGATCAGGGAGACGTTTTACCTCGTTTTACCTCGTTTTGCCTTTTCCCCAGACCATTCAATGGGTGACGGTTTTGCCCCGCTCTACGGCTGGGTGTTCGTTGCGCCGGCGCCCGGCTTGACGCTACCGTCGGGCTGCGGGACTTCAAGCGGCTTGACTTCGACGGGCGCGGTGCCATTTTCTTTCAAACCGAGCTTATCGGCGGTCTTGGGCGATACATCCACGATTCGATTCTTGACGTAGGGACCGCGATCCCTGATTTCGACCACCGCGTTGCTGCCGTTTTCCAGATTCGTGACCCGGGCTTTGGTGCCAAGCGGCAAAGTCTTGCTCGCAGCGACATTCGATTGCGGATTCATGCGTGTACCGTCGGCCATTTTCTTTGAGTAAAACTCCCGGCCGTAGTAAGAGGCCTTGCCCTTGCGTGCCTTGCCGGAGCGGTCAAGACCGGCGTGCCGGGCTGCCTTCGAACTTGCCTGTGAGGAATCGATGGATGTCTGCTTTTGCGCGGCAACCGCCGTGCTCAGGGAGTAGGACAGGACCAGGAACAGAAGCATTCGAAGCTTGCGTCTTCGACCAGGCTGTAAATGGGTGTGATTGACGGGGTCGATGTGGTCGCCAGGCTCGTACATGGGCAATCTCAGCGCTGTCTCAACCGGTACCGATTGCGTGTTCAGGCGCATCAGTTCCGCTTCGGGGAGACGGCCCGGCAGCCGATTCTTCGTGGTATGAAGGTCATTTTTCATTTGCCACTCCTCTCCAGCCTGTCAAAAGCAGTAGGCACGTGATTCAGCGAAAGCAACGGCTGAATGATGGATGCGAATGATGGACATAAGCGGGGTATGGAAAAGCCTGTCACGCCAAGCCGGGTTGTCTGTACGGCATCGAACCGAGGTCCGTCAATACACGAGCCGCTGCCCGAATTTAATCAACCACGTCCGAGAATATCCCCAGTTCGGAGAACCGCGCGCAGAGCCGAGCGCCTGGTTTAGTCGAAACACCGCCTCGTGCGTTCCGGCTTAAGGATAGGCGATCGAAATTCCCCATTAGCCGACTGAACATTTCTGCATCACTTTTAAAACACCCTACGAATGCTTATGCAACCTTGATTTTGCGTGCCGCAAAAGCGGGGTTTCAAATGGCGTCATGAAAGCCGGATGCGCCTCCAGCAAGGGATTGAACAGATGAAAGCGTTTGCGCGATTAATCGGACGGATGGCGCCGGTTCGATCATGCATTGTTCAAGAGTGAATCAAAAACAATTTCATCCCCACTGTGTGCTGCTGCATATTCCGGGGCGCCCTATGCTGGCATTGGGTTTTGGGTTCCTGGCACGGTCCTCGCTTTATGTGTGGTACAGCACTAGCCAACGTCGATATTCAATATCAAGCAAACGACGTTGCCTGATCTGCTTACGGGGCTGGTCGCAACACGTCTTCGATGAATGCCGTCAGATGCATCACGAAACGCGGAGTGGACCAGTATAAAAATATGGCGCACAGCGCACAAATACGAGAAGAAAAATCATGTTGAACCTTCAATCCGACCTGCACGGCAATCATTTGTTGGGCGCGCTTCCGGCGCAAGAATGGCAAGCTCTCACGCCTCATCTGGAGCTCGTTCAGCTTCGCACGGGCCAATTGCTTTGCGATTCAGGACAACGCATCCATCACGTGTATTTCCCAACGACGGCCATCATCTCCCTGCTTCACTCGATGGAAGACGGCAGCTCGGCGGAAATTGCAGCGATCGGCCGTGAAGGCATGACCGGCGTTCCTATCCTGACCGGCGGCGATACCATGCCGACGCGCGTCCAGGTTCAATGCCCGGGCTTTGCTTATCGCATGAGTGCCTCCGCCTTGCGCGAGCAGTTCAATCGCTCGGATTTCCTGCGCCGCCTCATGCTCCTGTACATGCAAGCCCTGCTGACGCAGGTTGCGCAGACCGCCGCCTGCAACCGTCACCACTCGTTGAGCAAGCAGTTGTGCCGCTGGTTGCTGA
It encodes:
- a CDS encoding Ig-like domain-containing protein, with product MTHFPIFAKRLTGLMAVLLITLAAGCGGSSHNDPATTSGAGSQPASGPAGTQDTTAPAVSTALPAPGATGVGTTTKITATFSKDINPTTISTSTFTVTGPGGAPITGTVNYIVSSKAAVFVPTNPSLPASVALTATITTGVTDLSGNALLNNFVWTFTTAAAPDVTPPTVALSVPAAGATNTALNSRIAVTFSEDMDPSTITASSFTVTGSGGTPVAGTVSYAAGAKSAIFTPTTPAILSAGTVYNATITTAAKDLSGNALVSNFQWSFTTGNTIDTTPPSIVSANPANAATGICTNKSVNVTFSEAMNPSTINTATLTVAASIAPGTPLAGIVTYDVPSEVATFTPTSALTANATYIATITTGAQDLAGNALATSSAMTFTTNSSSCTTAPALGGAAPFGSFGGNATVTNAGLNTVINGDLGVNAASSSITGLHDSGGNVYTVTPTKNGLVTGLVFTLTAPPGSVAGAAVTQASLDATTAFNSLSPGALPGGIDVSSLAQCASCGGAGGGADELAGRTLAPGVYKSATGTFDIGGVSRTTANLTLDAGGDANAVWVFQTSPGTGTLNVGVTGPATPAVPIQVLLVNGAQAKNVFWYVPAGAVIGTGSTMTGTMLSNASITLSTAGTAPLPVITTLNGRAIALTAAVTMVNTVINVPAP
- a CDS encoding RNA polymerase sigma factor encodes the protein MSPSGDDDRDADGAAHAIAEAVARRSYGKLVALLAMRTRDVAAAEDALADAFSAALADWPKRGCPANPEAWLMTVARRRALDGARHRRIGDEVTNQLAILADEIDEREAGMLPDRRLALLFACTHPALEAAIRTPLMLQVVLGLEAKTIASAFLMSPAAMSKRLVRAKNKIREAGIPFSVPEREELPGRLAAVLEAVYAAYAEGWTDPVGGDTERRDLAGEALFLAHLLVELLPDEPETVGLLALMLYAQARRDARRDAAGDYVPLSAQDPATWDAPMIDAANALLRRASAFNAIGRFQLEAALQSAHIHRCWTHRPNWDEIMQLYDALLAIAASPVVAVNRALAQAERDGPQAALDALEPYADDPRLADYQPYWAARADLLARAGAWTEALGAYDLAIGLERDPAVRRFLQRKRIELLSASS
- a CDS encoding YciI family protein, with protein sequence MQYLLMIYSEENGWNQMTDSERQQGVAAYQAYTESLKKAEVLVGANRLQNTSTATTVRLVDGKPQVLDGPYSDSKEQLAGYYLIDVPNLDAAIAWASRCPGAAHGLMEVRPVWTAPYDAPSVA
- the pstS gene encoding phosphate ABC transporter substrate-binding protein PstS encodes the protein MKYIHLLAVGVAGTLMSFAVQSADITGAGSTFAAPIYTKWAAAYQKSGGAKVNYQGIGSSGGIKQIIANTVDFAGSDAPMKDDELAKAGLFQFPTVVGGVIPVVNLPGIKPGDLTLSGEVLGNIYLGKVKTWNDPAIVGLNPSLKLPNTDIAVVRRADGSGTSFIWTHYLSQVNPEWKSKVGEGATVSWPLGIGGKGNDGVAAFVQRVPGAIGYVEWAYAKQNNMTYTAMKNAAGAVVKPSTETFKAAAAGAEWSKSFYQILTNEPGKDAWPIVGATFVLLHTVQAKPAQGTETLKFFDWAFKNGDQSAQQLDYISLPESVESEIRAQWRVKVKDAAGKPVVQ
- a CDS encoding septal ring lytic transglycosylase RlpA family protein; amino-acid sequence: MKNDLHTTKNRLPGRLPEAELMRLNTQSVPVETALRLPMYEPGDHIDPVNHTHLQPGRRRKLRMLLFLVLSYSLSTAVAAQKQTSIDSSQASSKAARHAGLDRSGKARKGKASYYGREFYSKKMADGTRMNPQSNVAASKTLPLGTKARVTNLENGSNAVVEIRDRGPYVKNRIVDVSPKTADKLGLKENGTAPVEVKPLEVPQPDGSVKPGAGATNTQP
- a CDS encoding Crp/Fnr family transcriptional regulator; this encodes MLNLQSDLHGNHLLGALPAQEWQALTPHLELVQLRTGQLLCDSGQRIHHVYFPTTAIISLLHSMEDGSSAEIAAIGREGMTGVPILTGGDTMPTRVQVQCPGFAYRMSASALREQFNRSDFLRRLMLLYMQALLTQVAQTAACNRHHSLSKQLCRWLLIEIDRTPSNEFQVTQQMIADMLGVRREGVTEAAGKLHDAGLIHHSRGCIKVLDRAGLEARACECYGIVKREFDRMLPRVRQVEEVC